CTGATCTACTTCTTTGAGTACGCCTGCGGCCTGTCCGGATACCTGCTGGGGGTCAATCCTTTTGACCAGCCCGGTGTGGAGGCCTACAAGAAGAATATGTTTGCCTTGCTGGGGAAGCCGGGCTATGAGCAGCGCCGCACGGAGCTGGAGGCCAAACTGAATCGGTAATCAAGAGGGGAGCGGTTTGGCCGCTCCCCTGGCACTTTGTGAATAAATCCTGAATCTGCTTTTTTATGATTGTTTTTTCCCTCGCTATATGCTATCCTAAAGACAGCGGAGAACACCCCAAATAAACGACAGGAGTGATATAGTATGGTTCGATTGATTATGGGCTCCAAGGGCTCCGGCAAGACGAAGCAGCTCATTGAAATGATTAACAACGCGGCAAAGGACGAACCCGGCAACGTAGTTTGCATCGAGGCAAACCGCAACATGACGTATGATATTCACTATCATATCCGCCTGATTGATGCCGAGGAGTATAAGCTGAATAACTACGACTCCTTCCGCGGCTTTATCAGTGGCCTGTACGCGGGCAACTATGACATCTCCCATGTGTTCATCGATAGCCTGTGCAGGATTGTTGGCCGCGATGTGGACCAGGAGACCGAGGATTTCCTCAACTGGCTGGATGTTTTCGGTGAGCGGAACAATATTAAGTTCACCGTCACCATCAGCGCCGATATTTCCAGCGCCACTGACGGCATGGGAAGATACCTATAAGAGACAAGCCCCCTCCGGAAGGAGGGGGCTTTTTCAAAGAGACTGTGCATTGCGCATTTGCGGCCAATGTTGCCGGCCCGGTCAACGGGCTGGCGGCAGAGTTGATCCATGTTCCATTGGGACTTGCCAACTGCCCAAGAGACCCACCTGGGTTTCTTGGGCAGGCTGCATTCAAAAACATGGAAAAACAGTCCCCTTTGACAGCAGGGAGAGCTCTCCGTACATGGAAAGAAAGCCCCGGAATGCCAAGGCTGCTGGTGAGATACAGGCGGCCTTCAAAGCAAATTGGACCAGGTAAATTGAAAGACCCGGCTGGGCCGCCCACACCCGTTTTCTGAATACATGCCGATGACCTTGCAGCACCCCGCTGATAGGAGCTTTTGCAGGATGCGGTCCATGGTGCGTGTGCTGAACCCGCAGAGGGAGGCAAGCTGGCGAGAGGTGAACTCCTCCAGCCCGCTTTTTCGGGTGTGCTTCAAGATGGCAAAGAGGGTTGTGGCGCTGAGTCCCGCCCGCTTTGCCGCAAGGGTGAGATTTCTGTCAATTTGAATTTCATTAGCAGGGCTTTCCTGCCGGGAAATTAAGGGTTTTAGAACAGAGCCGTCTTCTAAAACCACATAGGCACAGTTTGACGAAGCCTTTTTCGCCATCTCGATGGCAGTTCTGGCGTGGCTGCGGGACTCGCAGGCCGTATTTCCACAGCCAATCCCCACGGCAATGTTTTCAGCCCGGCAGATGTTCAAAATATCCAGCAGATCTAAATATTGAAAGTGATTTGTCTCCAGTTCAATTAACTTTCGGGTTGTAAAAATTAAAAAGCTCTTGGGCGTATCCTCGACCACAACACCGTCAATCCGGGAGCTGAAAGAATAGATGTTCTCCAGAACCTTGATCCGGTTGGCAAGGTATCCATAATCATCCTCCCCCATAATGGAATAGTTCCCGGCAAAGGAGACCTCCAGCATGATCACCACGATCCAGCTCTCCAGGTTCAGCTGTGCCTGATAGCGCAGCTGCAGCCTTTTGACGGTATCAATGACCAGCGTGCTGGCTGGAAGTGTGACCGCGCAGGGAATCTTCAGCTGATTCAGGCGGCCCGCGATTTCGGTCAGTCCCGTGATACAACAGCTCACGCCATTTCGGCAATAGTTATTTTGGTGAAACTCCATGAGGTAATCCAGATATCCTGGGTCCAGCAGCCGCTGCTCAGCCACATAGAGGCGGAGATCCTCCGCGCGAAACCCGATTTCCTGATACGCGGTGAGAATCAAGGAGGAATCCAGCGTGTCATAGCTGATGCGGCAGATTCCACAGTGGAACCTGCGCTGGACCTCCAACAGCGTTCTGTGCAGAGAGCTGATGTGGCGGGGAAGATACTCCCAGGGGATCAATTGCCTCCGGCTCCGCTTGCACAGCGCATAGGAGGCCTTACCGGGAAAGAGGACCATGTCCGCCTCCTGCTGAATTTGATCAATCATGTCCAATGCTTCCGTATACACGTCGTAAGCGGCCTCATATACGTCCAGCTCCGGGAATGCATCCTTGATAATACCGGCATTTCGGGTTACGGTGTTGACCGGGCCCAATACGCACAGCTTCATGATTTCACCAGCCTATTTTCCACAAATTCCCCTTATAAAACTTTATTTTAACAAAGAGTCCTAAAAAAGACAAGCATATTATGTGAGGCAAAACCTAACATACATTTTGACGGCACTTCGCTACACTTTTGTTAGGTGGTGGCTCATAATGAAAAAGGCGGAACAGCTGGTCTTTGATGAGGATATCTACAATACCATACGGCGTAACATTAAGAAATATCGAAATGAAAAGGGACTGACCTCCGCGCAGCTTGCGGAAATGGTGGACCTTTCCCATGACTTTATCAGGCAGATTCAATCGGAAAAGGCTGGATATAATTTTTCTGTGGAAACCTTTTATAAAATCTCAGTTGCCCTCGGCGTCAGCCTGGACCAGCTGGTTGAAAAATAGAGAGATCCCCCGCTTCCTGTTTGTCCAGGAGGCGGGGAATTTTTTTTGGAACGATGGCCGGGATTCGTTGTCTGCGTGCCTGCTGTGGCCCCATGACCATGCGGCAATAGACCATCCGGACATGAGGTGCCAAACAGGGCCTGTGAGATAGTTGAAATCCCAATATTTTGTACATAAAATTCTTGGTTTTGCACAAAAAGAGGGCGGTTTTGCTATAGAAAACAACAATTTTAGATTTAGACAACTTCTGGGCCTATTATAGATGTTTTCCATCTTTTACAATCGACCATATCAAACCGCAAGATACTTTGGACGTTGACATCACAACGAAATGGACAGGAGGTGAGGTATGATTGATTTTCAGAATATGATCAATGGAGCTGATCTTTGGATTGCGTCGTCTCTCATGGTCATGATGTCTTTGATTCAGGCGGGGCTTTTTCTCCGCACCTCGTGGAAAGAGGCGGAAATCCTTGGATTCAGCAACAAGCAGAAGACGGCCTGTCTTCGCAGCGCGGCGCTTACCGCCGCGGGCCCCTCGCTGTCGCCCATCATTATTATGATCTCCATGATTGCCATTGTGGGCGGTCCAACCACCTGGATGGTACTCAACAACGTGGGAGCGGCGCGCACGGAACTGGCGGTGGTCACCATGGCGGCAAACTATGCGGGTGTGGAGATTGGCGCGGCGGATATGGGGGTCCGGGCATTCACCTATGCCCTGTGGGCCATTGCGCTGAACGGGTTTGGCTGGCTGTTTGTCGTATGGCTCCTGAACCACAGAATGAGCCGTATTGTCGCAAGGCTGAATCAGACCTACGACCCCAAATGGATTTCTGCCATGCTGGCCGGAGCGAATCTTGGATTATTTGCCTATCTGCTCTCCGGACAGCTGGTGGGAAAGGCGCCGCCAAACTATCTTGCGGCTGTGATTGCAGGGGCAACTATGCTGATCTTGACAAAATTTCTACATAAGAATCATATTTTGCAAGAGATCTCCCTGGGGCTGTCCCTGCTGGCGGGTATGTTTCTGACGGAGCTGATGATCAATTGACATTTTAGGAGGGGAATTATGGATTTTCAAGCAATGATCAATAGCCCGGGACTGTGGATTGCATCCTCTGTCATGGTAATTGCGACCATGGTACAGGCGCTGGTGTTCTTCCGCACGTCCCTGAAAGAGGCACATGAAATTGGAATCGAACGGCAGAGATACCGGGCCGGTATCCGCTCCGCAATTATCACTTCCATCGGCCCGTCATTCTCTCCTGTGATTGTGCTTTTGAGCATGGTGGCGGTGATCGGCGCACCGACCACCTGGATGCGGCTTTGCGATGTGGGCGCGGCCAGAACGGAGCTGGCTGTCATCTCTCTGGCCGCCGGCATGGCGGGCGCGGAGGTTGGTACAGAGTCTTTCGGCACCACTGCTTTTTCGTACTCTCTGTGGGCCATGGCGCTGAACAACCTGGGCTGGCTGGTAATTGTTCTTCTTTTAAACCACAGAATGAGCGGCATTGTGGTAAAGATGAATGAGAAGCTGAACCCCAAGTGGGTGAAACTGTTGATGGGCGGCGCGACACTGGGCCTGTTCGCTTATCTGCTGACCAATCAGCTGGTGGGTAAAACCAGTATCAAATGGGCTGCTGCAATTCTGTCCGGTGTGATCATGCTGGTGCTGACCACGGCGTTTAAAAAGCACCAGAGAATCCAGGAGCTGGCCCTGGGTATTTCCATGCTGGGCGGTATGTTCCTGACCCAAGCCATCATGGGCTGATAAAAGCGGGAGGATGACGTGTATGTACGATCAAAAGCTGATTAAAATTGGCCGCATGACCATGCTGTTTGCCATCATTGCAAACTTCGTTCCAGCTATTTATGTGGGCCTGCGATATGGCGAGATGCCGTCCGGATCTATTCTTCTTCAGCTCTGGCTTCTGGTGGCGTCCGCCTATGGGATTTCCTGGATTGTGCAGCCCATTGCCTACTTCGCGACACTTGGAACCGCAGGTTCCTACATCGGCTGGCTGGCCGGCAGTGTTGGGGATATTCGTCTGCCTGCGGCGTCCATGGCCCAGAAGGTCGCGGGCGTGGAGCCGGGCACACATGAGGGCGACGTGATCGGAACCATTGGCACAGCCTGCTCCGTATTCGTCTCGGCGGGCATGATTACACTCTTCATTATCATCGGCTCGTGGGTGGTACCGAAGCTTCCGCCGTTTGTGACAGAGGCGTTCAATCACATTTTGCCCGCGCTGTTTGGCGCGATCTATGTGGATATCGCCCGGAAGGATATCCGAACCGGCATCTGCGGAATTGCTGCCGGCATTGCCATTCTCTTCTTTGGCGGAAAGCTGGGGATCAACAACGGAATCCTGACCGTTTTGATTGTGGTCTCCGGGATTCTGATCAACCGCATATTCTTTGTAATGGATCAGAAAAAGACCGCCGCAGAAAATAAGT
This genomic window from Pusillibacter faecalis contains:
- a CDS encoding DUF5058 family protein; amino-acid sequence: MIDFQNMINGADLWIASSLMVMMSLIQAGLFLRTSWKEAEILGFSNKQKTACLRSAALTAAGPSLSPIIIMISMIAIVGGPTTWMVLNNVGAARTELAVVTMAANYAGVEIGAADMGVRAFTYALWAIALNGFGWLFVVWLLNHRMSRIVARLNQTYDPKWISAMLAGANLGLFAYLLSGQLVGKAPPNYLAAVIAGATMLILTKFLHKNHILQEISLGLSLLAGMFLTELMIN
- a CDS encoding DUF5058 family protein: MDFQAMINSPGLWIASSVMVIATMVQALVFFRTSLKEAHEIGIERQRYRAGIRSAIITSIGPSFSPVIVLLSMVAVIGAPTTWMRLCDVGAARTELAVISLAAGMAGAEVGTESFGTTAFSYSLWAMALNNLGWLVIVLLLNHRMSGIVVKMNEKLNPKWVKLLMGGATLGLFAYLLTNQLVGKTSIKWAAAILSGVIMLVLTTAFKKHQRIQELALGISMLGGMFLTQAIMG
- a CDS encoding helix-turn-helix transcriptional regulator produces the protein MKKAEQLVFDEDIYNTIRRNIKKYRNEKGLTSAQLAEMVDLSHDFIRQIQSEKAGYNFSVETFYKISVALGVSLDQLVEK